One genomic segment of Mytilus trossulus isolate FHL-02 chromosome 4, PNRI_Mtr1.1.1.hap1, whole genome shotgun sequence includes these proteins:
- the LOC134716764 gene encoding perlucin-like protein: MTMFVPLFLLSASCVLSACPPGWFVGYNSSCYLFHQRSLSWVKASHYCLSLGGHLARIESETEKNLIRDELKHLSGEYWIDGIDDVTESDWRWASTYGKIEPTFWLPGEPNNGYGNEDCMETYNIIRGLWNDEDCSDHQFSICEKEFAE; this comes from the exons ATGACGATGTTTGTTCCCTTGTTCTTGTTATCAGCAA GCTGTGTTTTATCTGCTTGTCCACCTGGTTGGTTTGTCGGTTATAATTCATCATGTTATCTTTTTCATCAACGATCGTTATCATGGGTAAAAGCATCG cATTACTGTCTTTCATTGGGCGGGCATTTAGCTAGAATTGAATCTGAAACAGAGAAAAATTTAATTCGTGACGAATTAAAGCATTTGTCTG gAGAATATTGGATAGATGGGATAGATGATGTGACTGAATCTGACTGGCGCTGGGCGTCAACTTATGGCAAAATAGAGCCAACATTTTGGTTACCTGGTGAACCAAATAATGGTTATGGAAATGAAGATTGTATGGAAACTTATAACATCATCAGAGGTCTTTGGAATGATGAGGATTGTTCTGATCATCAGTTTAGCATTTGCGAAAAAGAATTTGCAGAGTGA
- the LOC134716763 gene encoding uncharacterized protein LOC134716763: MAAGIGQYWLDGIDDVVESEWRWASTYGKIEPTFWYPGEPNQLTTEEVLPPSVNKSHVEFICGNDIIEYSTTYTYLGLVLSEFLDYNVTAEAVSASANRALGLVIAKCKIFGGVTHNVFSKLYESSVLPIVEYGAGRFWLDGIDDVTESDMRWASTYGKIEPIFWYPGQPSDSSANEDCMET; this comes from the exons ATGGCTGCAGGCATCG GTCAGTATTGGCTAGATGGAATAGATGATGTTGTTGAATCCGAATGGCGCTGGGCATCAACATATGGTAAAATAGAGCCAACATTTTGGTACCCTGGAGAACCAAACCAACTCACAACAGAGGAAGTTTT ACCACCTTCTGTTAATAAGTCACATGTTGAATTTATATGTGGGAATGATATCATTGAATATTCTACTACTTATACATATTTAGGTTTAGTTTTAAGTGAATTTTTAGATTATAATGTAACTGCTGAAGCTGTTTCAGCATCTGCAAATAGAGCACTTGGCCTTGTTATAGCTAAGTGCAAAATCTTTGGTGGTGTTACTCATaatgtcttttcaaaattatatgagAGTTCGGTGCTTCCAATTGTTGAATATGGTGCTG GACGTTTCTGGCTAGATGGGATAGATGATGTGACTGAATCTGACATGCGATGGGCGTCAACTTATGGCAAAATAGAGCCAATATTTTGGTACCCTGGTCAACCAAGCGATTCTTCAGCTAATGAAGATTGTATGGAAACTTAA
- the LOC134714127 gene encoding uncharacterized protein LOC134714127 has product MMRTICVCINLILLVIVHAQNEFVPVVLKDCYSYENMDNFLTIGTLEQIRCLQQYMLTSKNGIIQHKLNDLLRIPVSMTYSQNGRKQMLDILPMSERKIYNFRPETFKHLTGLIKNRVKRSKRHTLKSGQTRNPLSDSVPEISHSPILGQLFPTHWKN; this is encoded by the exons ATGATGAGAACTATCTGTGTATGTATCAATCTGATATTGTTGGTGATTGTGCATGCCCAGAATGAGTTCGTTCCTGTTGTTCTAAAAGATTGCTATTCGTAcgaaaatatggacaatttcctAACCATTGGAACATTGGAACAGATCAGATGTTTGCAGCAGTATATGTTAACCTCAAAAAATGGTATCATCCAACATAAACTGAATGATTTACTTCGAATCCCTGTCAGCATGACGTATTCACAAAATGGCAGGAAACAGATGTTGGACATCTTACCAATGAGTGAAAGGAAAATCTATAACTTTCGTCCAGAAACGTTCAAACACCTAACG ggTTTAATAAAGAATcgcgtcaaaaggtcaaagaGACATACATTGAAATCCGGTCAAACACGAAATCCACTATCTGACAGTGTTCCGGAAATTTCACATTCGCCTATTCTTGGTCAACTATTTCCGACTCATTGGAAGAACTAA